In a genomic window of Ipomoea triloba cultivar NCNSP0323 chromosome 3, ASM357664v1:
- the LOC116012559 gene encoding uncharacterized protein LOC116012559, giving the protein MPRPGPRPYECVRRAWHSDIHKPIRGSIIHQILRFVYERHSTATKKNREWQVKLPIVVLRAEEIMYSKANSEAEYADPDTLWDRVNDAISTIIRRDESSETGQHLPPCVEAALNLGCVAEKPTRSQRNSNPRNYLSPRPQQPQHPVPPTHFSGSSNEHNSNLMPPQFVSQPTFGRPECGNINKPNASLAAFSQIVRAESNASLNLGSVFPLYYGTNFQPEVAQLGFQELQSNVIVGRPVYPSNAEPAQIDRFPSLFHSSLDQHAQDAAASDRRGRPRVECDLSLRLGMSSDHGHGLLCGKASSASGCHKVMPHDDSRARGKFTGKPTIQGREACFLRAEPATHLSVMHESWRNREGKVQKVESFLRKRKMPFHENGDDGQIFW; this is encoded by the exons atgcctCGGCCTGGACCTAGGCCTTACGAGTGCGTGAGGAGGGCGTGGCATAGCGATATTCACAAGCCCATCAGAGGCTCGATCATTCATCAGATTTTGAG ATTTGTGTATGAGAGGCACAGCACTGCTACTAAGAAGAACAGGGAATGGCAAGTGAAGCTTCCAATTGTGGTCTTGAGGGCGGAGGAAATTATGTACTCCAAAGCCAATTCTGAG GCGGAGTATGCTGATCCTGACACACTCTGGGATAGGGTTAATGATGCCATTAGTACAATAATTCGGAGAGATGAAAGCTCAGAGACTGGGCAGCATTTGCCTCCTTGTGTTGAAG CTGCTCTTAACCTGGGCTGTGTTGCTGAAAAACCCACTAGGAGCCAGAGGAACAGTAATCCAAGAAACTACCTTAGCCCAAGACCTCAGCAACCTCAGCATCCTGTCCCTCCCACACATTTTAGTGGCAGTTCCAATGAGCATAACTCTAACTTAATGCCTCCCCAGTTTGTGAGCCAACCAACATTTGGGAGACCTGAATGTGGAAACATTAACAAACCTAATGCTTCATTGGCTGCATTTAGCCAGATTGTTCGAGCAGAAAGTAATGCATCTTTGAACTTGGGTTCTGTATTTCCCTTGTACTATGGCACCAACTTCCAGCCTGAAGTTGCCCAGTTGGGCTTCCAGGAACTGCAAAGCAATGTGATTGTTGGCAGGCCTGTTTATCCATCAAATGCAGAGCCTGCACAAATCGACCGCTTTCCAAGCTTATTCCACTCCAGTCTTGATCAACACGCTCAAGATGCAGCAGCATCAGATCGAAGGGGGAGACCTCGGGTGGAGTGTGATTTATCCTTGAGGTTAGGTATGTCTTCAGACCATGGCCATGGCCTGCTTTGTGGAAAGGCTTCTTCGGCTAGCGGTTGCCATAAGGTGATGCCTCATGATGATTCTCGAGCAAGAGGAAAGTTCACTGGTAAACCTACTATCCAAGGCAGGGAGGCTTGCTTCCTCAGGGCTGAACCTGCCACTCATCTCTCTGTAATGCATGAGAGTTGGCGAAACCGGGAGGGTAAAGTTCAGAAAGTAGAATCCTTTCTTAGGAAGCGAAAGATGCCCTTTCATGAAAATGGAGATGATGGGCAAATTTTCTGGTAA
- the LOC116011686 gene encoding blue copper protein-like, protein MATTIKFAAFVVLLAAVVATMLPETTNAATLVVGDTTGWTVPPSTSTYSDWASRQTIKVGDTLVFNFPSGVHDVAKVTKSAYDNCNTTSPISLFTVGPASVSLNSSGEEYFICTFGQHCPLGQKLAINVSAASAPPSPTPAPTPRPTPVPTPTPKPTPTPAPTPIPTPKPSPGPSPSSTPTPTPSSSPPGPAPGQAPTSPSPSGGTPGGPPAPVPATNTPGPTGNAPGGTPTAPPPPSSAPTTSVVATFVVVAMSIAIGVVC, encoded by the exons ATGGCTACAACGATCAAATTCGCCGCGTTTGTTGTGCTCTTAGCCGCCGTCGTGGCGACGATGTTGCCTGAGACAACTAACGCCGCAACTCTTGTTGTCGGCGACACCACGGGATGGACTGTTCCTCCCAGTACTTCCACTTACTCCGATTGGGCCTCCAGACAGACCATTAAAGTCGGTGACACTTtag TGTTCAACTTTCCTAGTGGGGTACATGACGTAGCTAAGGTAACAAAGAGTGCATATGATAATTGCAACACTACAAGTCCGATTTCACTCTTTACAGTAGGACCAGCCAGTGTGAGTCTGAATTCCAGTGGAGAAGAGTACTTCATCTGCACCTTTGGTCAGCACTGCCCATTGGGCCAAAAACTTGCTATCAATGTTTCTGCTGCCTCCGCACCTCCCTCTCCTACTCCCGCCCCGACTCCCCGCCCGACCCCTGTCCCGACCCCGACTCCAAAACCAACCCCGACCCCGGCCCCTACCCCAATTCCAACCCCAAAGCCTAGCCCGGGCCCGTCTCCATCCTcaactccaactccaactccaaGTTCAAGCCCTCCGGGGCCTGCGCCTGGTCAGGCACCGACTTCTCCTAGCCCTAGTGGAGGTACCCCTGGAGGTCCACCGGCACCGGTACCGGCGACCAACACTCCCGGGCCCACGGGCAACGCTCCCGGGGGAACGCCCACGGCGCCGCCACCGCCTAGCTCTGCTCCCACAACTAGTGTTGTTGCCACTTTTGTTGTTGTGGCCATGTCAATTGCCATTGGTGTTGTGTGCTAA
- the LOC116011827 gene encoding glucan endo-1,3-beta-glucosidase 11-like: protein MRISFILLRLTLLLFLFCNHNGKLSVRAFTGTYGINYGRTADNIPSPDEVVKLLRAAKIKNVRIYNADHSVIKAFRGTGLELVVGIPNENVKDMSANADHALNWVKDNVKAFLPDTLIVGIAVGNEVLAGNDSEVSAALLNAVKNVHNATKNLGISDAIQITTAHSQAVFANSFPPSSCIFKEDVAQLMKPLLEFFSQIGSPFCLNAYPFLAYTYDSDKIDINYALFKSNEGIYDEKPALHYDNLLDAQIDAAYAALEDAGFRKMEVVVTETGWASHGGQNEPAATVDNARTYNYNLRKRLAKKKGTPVRPKTVLKVYVFALFNEDLKQGQLSEKNYGLFKPDGRISYDIGFSGLKDSSATSSILTLKGIMVQGSYFWVFAIWVLLLL, encoded by the exons GTAAACTCAGTGTGAGAGCATTCACTGGAACTTATGGGATTAATTATGGAAGAACTGCAGATAACATCCCTTCACCGGATGAAGTTGTTAAACTCCTAAGAGCAGCAAAGATAAAAAATGTTAGGATTTATAATGCAGATCACAGTGTCATTAAGGCATTTAGAGGAACTGGGCTTGAGTTAGTGGTTGGAATTccaaatgaaaatgtaaaagaTATGAGTGCTAATGCAGATCATGCACTGAATTGGGTAAAAGATAATGTGAAGGCATTCCTTCCTGACACACTCATTGTTGGGATTGCTGTGGGTAATGAAGTTTTGGCAGGGAATGATTCTGAAGTGTCAGCAGCTTTACTGAATGCTGTAAAAAATGTACATAATGCCACAAAAAATCTGGGAATTAGTGATGCTATTCAGATAACAACTGCACATTCACAAGCTGTTTTTGCAAATTCGTTCCCTCCTTCCTCGTGCATTTTCAAAGAGGATGTTGCTCAACTCATGAAACCACTTTTAGAATTCTTCTCCCAGATAGGATCCCCTTTCTGTTTAAATGCTTACCCCTTCTTGGCGTACACATATGATTCAGACAAGATTGATATTAACTATGCTCTCTTTAAGTCAAATGAGGGCATTTATGATGAGAAACCTGCTCTTCATTATGATAATTTGCTTGATGCTCAGATTGATGCAGCATATGCAGCTCTGGAAGATGCTGGATTTAGAAAAATGGAAGTTGTAGTTACAGAAACAGGATGGGCTTCACATGGTGGGCAGAATGAACCTGCTGCTACAGTAGATAATGCTAGGACATACAATTACAATTTGCGGAAAAGACTTGCAAAGAAGAAGGGAACTCCAGTGAGGCCAAAAACAGTGCTGAAGGTGTATGTTTTTGCACTTTTTAATGAGGATTTGAAGCAAGGTCAATTGTCTGAGAAGAACTATGGATTATTCAAACCTGATGGGAGGATCTCTTATGATATTGGTTTTTCAGGACTAAAAGATTCATCTGCAACATCCTCTATTTTGACTTTGAAG GGAATCATGGTTCAAGGATCCTATTTCTGGGTGTTCGCAATCTGGGTGTTGCTTTTGCTTTAG